A genomic window from Pseudomonadales bacterium includes:
- a CDS encoding aldo/keto reductase, whose protein sequence is MEYRNLGSTGLKVSIAGIGCNNFGMRCDAAQGAAVVHAALDQGINFFDTADVYGGARSEEILGQAIAGRDRTDILIATKFAMPMGEGPLKKGASRQYICSAVEASLRRLKTDYIDLYQQHAPDPSTPVEETLRALDDLVRAGKVRYFGNSNFSGWQIADADWTARHHGLNPYVTAQNHYNLLDRRIEKEVLPACRRFGLGMLPYFPLASGLLTGKYQRGQAAPEGTRLANFGERGKAALSDKNFDVVEALDAFARDRGHTLLELAFGWLASQPEVSSVIAGATRPEQVAANAQAVGWRLSADDMKTVSELTSRSSSR, encoded by the coding sequence GTGGAGTATCGGAATCTGGGCAGCACGGGGCTTAAGGTCTCGATCGCCGGTATCGGCTGCAACAATTTCGGCATGCGCTGTGATGCGGCACAGGGCGCCGCGGTGGTCCATGCGGCGCTCGATCAGGGCATCAATTTCTTCGATACCGCCGACGTTTACGGCGGCGCGCGCAGCGAAGAAATTCTCGGTCAGGCCATCGCGGGTCGGGATCGTACGGACATCCTCATCGCCACCAAATTCGCCATGCCCATGGGCGAGGGGCCTCTGAAAAAGGGTGCCTCCCGGCAGTACATCTGCAGCGCGGTAGAAGCCAGCCTGCGGCGTCTGAAGACGGACTATATCGATCTGTATCAACAACATGCACCTGACCCTTCAACTCCGGTTGAGGAGACTCTGCGGGCGCTCGACGACCTGGTCCGAGCCGGCAAGGTGCGTTATTTTGGCAACTCCAACTTTTCCGGCTGGCAGATTGCAGACGCCGACTGGACTGCCCGACATCATGGTCTGAACCCTTACGTCACGGCCCAGAACCACTACAACCTGCTCGACCGGCGCATCGAAAAAGAAGTTCTGCCGGCCTGCCGGCGGTTTGGTCTCGGCATGCTGCCTTACTTCCCCCTCGCCAGCGGTCTGCTCACTGGTAAATACCAGCGTGGTCAGGCGGCTCCGGAAGGTACCCGCCTGGCGAATTTCGGCGAGCGGGGCAAAGCGGCCCTGTCGGATAAGAACTTCGATGTGGTGGAGGCCCTTGATGCCTTCGCCCGGGATCGCGGCCATACGCTGCTGGAACTGGCATTCGGGTGGCTGGCGTCCCAGCCCGAGGTTTCCAGCGTGATTGCGGGTGCCACCCGGCCGGAGCAGGTTGCCGCGAATGCGCAGGCGGTCGGCTGGCGGCTGTCTGCAGATGACATGAAGACGGTGTCCGAACTGACCAGCAGGAGCAGCAGCCGATGA